Proteins encoded together in one Flavobacterium keumense window:
- a CDS encoding T9SS type B sorting domain-containing protein, whose translation MNSLILRALGLKLIFENYIQKSKGIPNQSSVVILKKCQFIASVAMLFFCFVVGFAQNKKLSVVQTTTNTNPFTTQADLTSVCPDDGTELAKIFLCGSTSSRTLSIPSTGATAIVWEQLNETSCAPNTTKDCPNIATACSWTTVGTGVQFIATTSGQFRVRYQENGNQVYFFNVYQNGLDIPMTYTPIYCGKSGEIRVAQLTGYEYSLDGTNYQLSNVFSINTAGDYTLRVRRQGATTSDCIFTLPITIESKELGVSTTVTQPTSSIQKGSIQLTTSNVREQYFYKLMQGSTIINQVGPLLESEYGFPNLNAGNYTWGVKTSDCDWKTGDFTINSISPFQITYTIQPVTCQPGYVELFVSGGTPPYQFFFNGKTNPESSNKIAVPVSGTYTIKVVDSNNQFDTVSVNVPSQSPPVYTIQKVNENCYYPNSWQIKFNVTNDNGNSLRYSINNGQTFSTNPVFSGLSATPAGTTYKTVIEYTYGGVKCLLNEDIILVQPQFGLSATAGVSELIGCLPSPDEDKAKIRITNPQGGIPPYQYSFDNQASWTTNTSVLQPAGSYVFHIKDATGCISALNKVIVENIGVPSITVTNDSFNCDGTANSSVTITNVTATNFSYTYTLDGVAQSSNNFKNLAPGNHQLEVKYQPLIVPTPSNLLKEDFGYGADTTSPGMSAAYCFEKQTPPVICNLDKGWWLHINDGEYSVTSYIIYPHGAWFRPIDHTNPSIAKGRYLVVNIKGDNTQPIIYSKIINDIVPNQPISVEFYATNLLKKTIGGWAPNLRIALEDATGIQISTYDTGNIPQTEDWIKYSLSLNPGNNISLRFTVRSIQQQQGGNDVAIDDITAYQIPKLCAATRIINFVVPSGKAFDASITSQKNSSCSNSNDGEITITAQNYNPTEGYQYSKDNGITWQTVMTSPFTISNLSKGTYSIKIRYNATSTGVCVKSFSPIIITAPAPLLTTATITTLATCSQGATITVTTTGGSPFYKYELWNEFNTSIIRPRQNAAIFENVTPGKYTIRGSDANGCKNTADFSITVLESPKPIPAINSNSDLCYDTVNQSKIIIDVTSGTPPFTYSLNGAAPQTSNEFSSLFPGNYWVTIVDSNNCEAITSNSTIGEELKVAASLIKDLDCTANPDAIIKIAVEGGVKPLRYKVRKEGSSIASADVTIPNSDASFTYFVSDLNKGDYSFEIIDANGCTKSTNTITIQPKVYPEVLSLTQSQSILCHFDTTAAIIVNLDTTKGVAPFTYTLNNTITQDSPVFGNLAAGTYTIGVKDSKGCSSSEKTITLTAPEEIKILFHAVPITCNGSGISKGAVVVDSVKGGIPPYNYFVTGVNGYDEKELNNSGTTSHTFDVVDFGLYQINVIDSNGCSVLIQDVLVASPPEDLDIQVTTTIADCAIGGTALVAVGTATGSISSGPFHFSIYTGEIPAYPIGIWQNEDAAGSKKTVFTHLKPGLKYTFVVYDETTGCYYFETAESAIATNSTLEIRDLQIKNISCKGNADGKVSFTIKNNYAVTTPISYQALHSQSLLPVTGVSGTVSIPANGEVTITDLGLFPFGNYIVELKEETGAPNPACSVASIPFNITESAKDLILNAKILKNANCLAKGIISLQAQDGKAPYVYQIVNKNASGGSSLVPPPPPSEPITWVNTNTFTADAGDYLVFVKDSYGCVRKMEITLPKDTEPIISLAVANACVIEGQFEIELTTLTPGIKPYYASVNGSDFSPVIEPYTLQNQNSGKYTITIKDVNGCSNTQSLNIYSPLGLSSKVIQLPTCNTADGKIEAMVLGGSGNYEYKIDGGSAVSSPNFTDLSSGNHSIELKDTTTNCAKSISVNLEAPTPITGLVLSQKQVSCNGGNDGSITATITTPAIGTNDNPVYKYSIDGVNFQASNIFTGLMKGTYTVTVISGRECVTTDVISVSEPEAIRIPPPSVIQFGCNSTNNLNNASITVSEITGGSGTYTQYEFIKNGTRVQFGPKPTYIETDLNGGSYTVKVYDDKGCESSVSTTIAPFYVLDKLNVNSTSPISCITNETIQVSVSAIGGVPTNLDYSLSPISGSLIGTTFPSNLTGIFSGLTVGEYLITVKNTVTNCTIQEVYTINEPNTFGLTIDSVVDVSCFGGSNGSATITLVDQSTPSRAGVFSYVIKDSLGNLVQSSTTTSTGPITISNLKADTYSITATLSNAPFCGLTKKVTISQPIATLSLSESHSDITCAVGNNDGKITALPQGGWADFYEFKWEKEGIVIQNWGDITEINNLTQGNYTFYVRDAKGCEVNKQLILNNPLPISLKAAADKSLLSCFGDQTATISITNVSGGQGSNYWYTLEKKSPSPQVWGQQKSNEFKKLDAGIYTVTVTDNWSCIASSGEIEIKEPDPVVATLSVLNAPTCLSPAQLDLQISGGTPPYRFSTDNSVFSPFLSGVLNGKTGTNHYYVKDNNGCGAYQSNDIIIELPKGLSVLLDTTLAKVNCTGESTATILATAQGGLGNYSYSLLDDKDNLVRAAQLTGNFTSLAAGKYKVKVISSDCVPAESTIVTITEPASKLTPTYSLTDALCAGSNDGSVKINSSGGTVVIKHAISPNLSQFTESDLFENLAPGSYDLLVQDALGCYDKKVVTIGEPTVLSAQTLSTSIVQELCYDDKNAQFSIAISGGTLPYTISLDNPIGPFTTGSATQTQFDFVNLTGGSHTVYIQDAHHCTLDWTVNLNASIKLNPTTIVNYDCVNNTQHNQLKVVLDTSVSDYSLVQFALDGGVYQSSNVFSNLTPGDHFIRVKHNNGCVKDSPVFSIKKVEPLTLVVQEGGLNEIIAVPKGGGGNYTFTFEGQPNGTNPSYIYYKTQDYFVTVQDANGCTTSVTQKFNYIDICIPNYFTPNGDGINDTWAPGCTINYKNLSFTVLDRYGREIQTFHYGESWDGKYQEAALPSGDYWYVLKLNNSKDDREFVGHFTLYR comes from the coding sequence ATGAATAGTTTGATTCTACGAGCCCTAGGGTTAAAATTAATTTTTGAAAATTATATCCAAAAGTCCAAAGGGATACCTAATCAATCGTCAGTAGTAATTTTAAAAAAATGTCAATTTATAGCGAGTGTTGCAATGCTATTTTTTTGTTTTGTTGTAGGGTTTGCACAAAACAAAAAATTATCTGTTGTACAAACAACAACAAATACTAATCCATTTACGACTCAAGCAGATTTAACTTCTGTTTGTCCTGATGATGGTACAGAATTAGCTAAGATTTTTTTGTGCGGAAGCACGAGCTCGAGAACACTTTCTATACCTTCAACGGGAGCAACAGCTATAGTTTGGGAACAATTAAATGAAACTAGTTGTGCCCCCAATACCACAAAAGATTGTCCCAATATAGCTACTGCATGCAGTTGGACCACCGTAGGTACAGGGGTTCAATTTATTGCAACAACTTCAGGTCAATTTAGGGTACGATATCAAGAGAATGGAAACCAAGTCTATTTTTTCAATGTATATCAAAATGGATTAGATATTCCAATGACGTATACCCCTATATATTGTGGTAAATCAGGAGAAATACGAGTAGCACAACTCACAGGATATGAATATAGTTTAGATGGAACCAACTATCAATTATCTAACGTGTTTTCCATTAATACCGCAGGAGATTATACACTTAGGGTAAGGAGACAAGGCGCTACCACTTCAGATTGTATTTTTACACTACCCATAACTATTGAAAGTAAGGAATTGGGGGTTTCAACTACCGTTACGCAGCCCACATCTTCTATTCAAAAAGGATCAATCCAACTTACAACATCTAATGTTCGTGAGCAGTATTTTTATAAGCTAATGCAGGGGAGTACAATAATCAATCAAGTAGGGCCTTTATTAGAAAGCGAATATGGTTTTCCAAATTTGAATGCGGGTAATTATACATGGGGAGTAAAAACAAGTGACTGCGACTGGAAAACAGGCGACTTTACCATAAATTCCATTTCGCCTTTTCAAATTACATACACAATACAACCCGTGACTTGCCAGCCTGGATATGTAGAACTTTTTGTTTCTGGCGGAACACCTCCGTATCAGTTTTTTTTTAATGGTAAGACTAATCCAGAATCGAGCAATAAAATTGCTGTGCCTGTTTCGGGAACCTACACCATTAAAGTTGTAGATAGTAACAATCAATTTGATACCGTTTCAGTTAATGTCCCGAGTCAGAGCCCTCCAGTTTATACCATTCAGAAGGTAAATGAAAATTGCTACTATCCCAATTCATGGCAAATTAAGTTTAATGTGACCAATGACAATGGGAATAGTTTACGATATAGTATAAACAACGGTCAAACTTTTTCGACAAATCCAGTATTTTCAGGTTTATCTGCTACACCTGCAGGGACTACTTACAAAACAGTCATAGAGTATACGTATGGAGGGGTAAAGTGCCTACTAAACGAAGATATAATTTTGGTTCAACCTCAATTTGGTTTATCTGCTACCGCAGGTGTTTCTGAATTAATTGGCTGTCTGCCTTCTCCTGATGAAGATAAGGCTAAAATTAGAATTACCAATCCGCAAGGAGGAATACCGCCATACCAATACAGTTTTGACAATCAAGCTAGTTGGACCACAAACACTTCCGTCTTACAACCTGCAGGGAGTTATGTTTTTCATATCAAGGATGCTACTGGATGTATTTCGGCATTAAACAAGGTAATAGTAGAAAATATAGGAGTCCCATCGATTACGGTAACTAATGACTCTTTTAATTGTGATGGCACAGCAAATAGTTCCGTTACAATTACAAATGTCACCGCAACTAATTTTTCCTATACCTATACTTTGGACGGAGTAGCTCAATCGAGTAATAATTTTAAAAATTTAGCTCCAGGAAATCATCAATTAGAAGTGAAGTATCAACCGTTAATCGTACCCACTCCAAGTAATTTATTAAAAGAAGATTTTGGTTATGGAGCCGATACTACTTCGCCAGGAATGAGTGCAGCTTATTGTTTTGAAAAACAAACCCCTCCAGTTATTTGTAATTTAGATAAAGGTTGGTGGCTTCATATTAATGATGGAGAGTATTCTGTTACCTCTTACATTATATATCCTCATGGGGCATGGTTTAGACCCATAGACCATACAAATCCATCAATTGCAAAAGGACGTTATTTAGTTGTAAACATAAAAGGGGATAATACGCAACCAATCATTTACTCTAAAATTATTAACGATATTGTCCCTAATCAACCTATAAGCGTTGAATTTTATGCGACTAATTTATTGAAAAAAACTATAGGTGGTTGGGCTCCAAATCTAAGAATTGCTTTAGAAGACGCTACAGGAATACAAATTTCAACCTATGATACAGGAAATATACCTCAAACAGAAGATTGGATAAAATATTCTCTTTCATTAAATCCAGGAAATAATATCTCTTTGCGGTTTACAGTTCGTTCTATTCAACAGCAACAAGGAGGTAATGATGTTGCCATTGATGATATTACGGCTTATCAAATCCCTAAATTATGTGCAGCTACTAGGATAATTAATTTTGTTGTCCCTTCAGGAAAAGCTTTTGATGCTAGCATAACCAGTCAAAAAAACAGCAGTTGTTCAAATTCAAATGATGGGGAAATTACAATTACTGCCCAAAATTATAATCCTACCGAAGGGTATCAATATTCTAAAGATAATGGGATAACATGGCAAACAGTTATGACATCACCGTTCACTATTAGTAATTTATCTAAGGGTACTTATTCCATAAAAATACGATATAATGCAACTTCGACAGGAGTTTGTGTAAAGTCATTTTCACCAATTATAATTACAGCACCAGCCCCTTTATTGACAACAGCAACAATTACTACTTTAGCCACTTGTAGCCAAGGAGCAACAATTACTGTTACTACTACTGGAGGATCTCCGTTTTATAAGTATGAATTATGGAATGAGTTCAATACCTCTATTATACGTCCAAGGCAAAATGCAGCAATTTTTGAAAATGTTACCCCTGGTAAATATACTATCCGTGGATCTGATGCGAACGGATGTAAAAACACTGCAGATTTCTCAATCACAGTTTTAGAATCACCAAAACCGATACCCGCTATTAATAGCAATTCGGATTTATGTTATGATACTGTAAATCAATCAAAAATTATAATTGATGTAACCTCAGGAACACCGCCTTTTACTTACAGTTTAAATGGAGCTGCACCGCAAACAAGTAATGAATTTTCATCTCTTTTTCCAGGAAACTACTGGGTTACAATAGTTGATAGCAATAATTGTGAGGCAATTACATCCAATAGCACAATTGGAGAGGAATTAAAAGTTGCCGCAAGTTTAATTAAAGATTTAGATTGTACAGCAAACCCAGATGCAATTATTAAAATTGCAGTAGAAGGAGGAGTTAAACCGCTACGTTATAAAGTAAGAAAAGAGGGCAGTAGTATCGCTTCTGCCGATGTGACCATTCCTAATTCAGATGCCTCATTTACATATTTTGTTTCAGATTTGAATAAGGGAGACTATAGTTTTGAGATTATTGATGCTAATGGTTGTACTAAAAGTACAAATACAATTACTATTCAACCTAAGGTATATCCAGAAGTACTTTCATTAACACAAAGTCAATCTATTTTATGCCATTTTGATACAACAGCAGCCATTATAGTTAATTTAGACACAACCAAAGGAGTAGCCCCTTTTACATATACATTGAACAATACAATCACCCAAGATAGCCCAGTATTTGGCAATTTAGCAGCAGGAACCTATACAATAGGTGTTAAAGATAGTAAAGGCTGTTCGTCATCCGAGAAAACGATTACTTTAACAGCACCAGAAGAAATAAAAATACTTTTTCATGCAGTTCCTATTACCTGTAATGGCTCAGGAATTTCTAAAGGAGCGGTAGTGGTAGATAGTGTAAAAGGAGGAATTCCTCCCTATAATTATTTTGTTACAGGCGTAAATGGTTATGACGAAAAGGAGTTAAATAATTCTGGAACTACTTCACATACATTTGATGTAGTTGATTTTGGCTTATACCAAATTAATGTTATTGATAGTAATGGATGTTCTGTTTTAATTCAAGATGTCTTAGTAGCTTCCCCACCTGAAGATTTAGATATTCAGGTAACCACTACAATAGCAGATTGTGCAATTGGAGGTACGGCTTTGGTTGCTGTAGGGACTGCAACAGGGAGCATTTCTTCAGGGCCGTTTCATTTTTCAATTTATACAGGTGAAATACCGGCTTATCCTATTGGAATTTGGCAAAATGAAGATGCTGCGGGGTCTAAAAAAACCGTTTTTACCCATTTAAAACCAGGGTTAAAATATACTTTTGTAGTTTATGATGAAACCACGGGCTGTTATTATTTTGAAACCGCAGAAAGTGCAATAGCTACAAATTCGACTTTAGAAATAAGAGATTTACAAATAAAAAATATCAGTTGTAAAGGTAACGCAGACGGGAAAGTATCTTTTACGATTAAAAATAATTATGCTGTTACAACTCCTATTTCATATCAAGCGCTTCATTCACAATCTTTATTGCCAGTAACTGGAGTTTCTGGAACGGTTAGTATACCCGCCAATGGAGAGGTCACTATTACCGATCTTGGATTGTTCCCTTTTGGGAATTATATAGTAGAACTTAAAGAAGAAACAGGGGCTCCAAATCCAGCGTGTAGCGTAGCTTCAATTCCATTTAATATTACCGAAAGCGCAAAAGATTTAATCTTGAATGCAAAGATTTTAAAAAACGCAAATTGTTTAGCGAAAGGAATAATTAGTTTGCAAGCTCAAGACGGAAAAGCTCCTTATGTATATCAAATCGTTAACAAGAATGCTTCAGGAGGGTCTAGTTTGGTTCCACCTCCACCTCCTTCTGAACCAATTACTTGGGTTAATACCAATACATTTACAGCTGATGCCGGAGACTATTTAGTTTTTGTAAAAGACAGTTATGGATGTGTTAGAAAAATGGAAATTACACTTCCAAAAGATACTGAACCCATCATTAGTCTTGCTGTAGCAAATGCATGTGTTATAGAAGGACAATTTGAAATTGAACTAACAACTCTCACTCCTGGTATCAAACCCTATTATGCAAGTGTTAACGGGAGCGATTTTAGTCCAGTTATAGAACCATATACTTTACAAAATCAAAATTCAGGGAAGTATACCATTACTATAAAAGATGTAAATGGATGTTCGAATACACAGTCTTTAAACATTTATAGTCCATTGGGACTATCTTCAAAAGTCATTCAATTGCCCACTTGTAACACTGCTGATGGTAAAATAGAAGCAATGGTTTTGGGCGGTTCAGGTAATTATGAATATAAAATAGATGGAGGAAGTGCTGTTTCTAGTCCCAATTTTACAGACTTAAGCTCGGGGAATCATTCAATTGAGCTTAAAGATACCACCACTAACTGTGCAAAAAGTATTTCAGTAAATTTAGAAGCACCAACTCCTATTACGGGATTGGTTCTGTCACAAAAACAGGTGAGTTGTAATGGAGGGAATGATGGTTCTATAACGGCAACAATTACTACCCCTGCAATTGGAACCAATGACAATCCTGTGTACAAATACAGTATTGATGGAGTAAATTTTCAAGCATCGAATATTTTTACAGGATTAATGAAAGGCACCTATACTGTTACCGTAATTTCAGGAAGAGAATGTGTAACAACTGATGTTATCTCAGTTAGCGAGCCAGAAGCAATTCGTATTCCGCCACCATCAGTTATTCAATTTGGTTGTAATTCAACCAATAATCTAAATAACGCATCCATTACGGTGAGTGAAATTACGGGAGGTTCAGGAACCTATACTCAATATGAATTTATAAAAAACGGAACACGCGTTCAATTTGGACCGAAACCAACGTATATTGAGACGGACTTAAATGGCGGTAGTTATACTGTCAAGGTGTATGATGACAAAGGGTGTGAGAGCAGTGTTTCAACAACAATTGCACCGTTTTATGTTTTAGATAAACTCAATGTCAATTCCACAAGCCCAATTAGCTGTATTACTAACGAAACTATCCAAGTCTCTGTTTCAGCCATTGGGGGTGTACCAACTAATTTAGACTATTCGTTAAGCCCTATATCAGGAAGTTTAATTGGAACAACTTTTCCTTCCAATTTAACCGGAATTTTTTCTGGATTAACCGTTGGAGAATATCTAATTACCGTAAAGAATACAGTAACCAATTGTACAATTCAAGAGGTATACACTATTAATGAACCGAACACTTTTGGCTTGACCATAGATTCGGTAGTAGATGTAAGTTGTTTTGGAGGGAGTAATGGAAGCGCTACTATTACATTGGTTGATCAAAGCACACCAAGTAGAGCAGGAGTTTTTAGTTATGTTATTAAAGATAGTTTGGGCAATCTAGTTCAATCTTCAACCACTACATCGACTGGCCCTATAACCATTTCAAATTTAAAAGCAGATACGTATTCTATTACAGCAACTTTGAGCAACGCGCCATTTTGTGGTCTGACTAAAAAAGTCACGATTAGTCAACCAATAGCTACTCTATCACTGTCAGAATCTCATTCGGACATTACCTGTGCAGTAGGAAACAACGACGGAAAAATTACTGCTTTACCTCAAGGCGGTTGGGCTGATTTTTATGAATTCAAATGGGAAAAAGAGGGAATAGTAATTCAAAATTGGGGAGACATTACTGAGATTAATAATCTAACACAAGGGAACTATACGTTTTATGTTCGGGACGCAAAAGGGTGTGAGGTAAACAAGCAACTTATCTTAAATAATCCTTTGCCAATATCTCTTAAAGCAGCTGCTGATAAATCGCTATTAAGCTGTTTTGGGGATCAAACCGCAACCATTTCGATTACAAACGTTTCAGGAGGACAAGGAAGTAATTATTGGTATACATTGGAGAAAAAAAGTCCTAGTCCACAGGTTTGGGGTCAGCAAAAATCCAATGAATTTAAAAAATTAGACGCTGGAATTTATACTGTAACCGTAACAGACAATTGGTCTTGTATAGCCTCTTCAGGAGAAATAGAAATTAAAGAACCAGACCCTGTTGTTGCCACCTTATCGGTGTTAAATGCACCAACCTGTTTGAGTCCTGCCCAGTTGGATTTACAGATTTCAGGAGGAACGCCTCCTTATAGGTTTAGTACTGATAATAGTGTTTTTAGTCCGTTCCTATCAGGTGTTTTAAATGGTAAAACAGGTACGAATCATTATTATGTCAAAGATAACAATGGGTGCGGAGCGTATCAGTCCAATGATATAATTATTGAACTCCCTAAAGGGCTATCTGTTCTTTTAGATACTACGCTTGCCAAAGTAAATTGTACCGGAGAAAGTACAGCAACTATTTTGGCAACAGCCCAAGGCGGTTTAGGAAATTATTCCTATTCACTATTAGACGACAAGGATAATTTGGTTAGAGCAGCTCAACTAACAGGCAACTTTACAAGTTTGGCTGCCGGAAAATACAAGGTAAAAGTAATTAGTTCCGATTGCGTTCCAGCAGAATCAACAATTGTTACGATTACAGAACCTGCGTCTAAATTAACACCTACCTATTCGTTAACAGACGCGCTGTGTGCAGGGTCTAATGATGGCTCAGTAAAAATTAATTCTTCAGGAGGAACAGTAGTTATAAAGCATGCTATTTCACCTAATTTGAGTCAGTTTACAGAATCGGATTTGTTCGAGAATTTAGCACCTGGCAGTTATGATTTGTTGGTTCAAGATGCCTTAGGATGCTATGATAAAAAGGTTGTTACCATTGGGGAGCCTACAGTTTTATCAGCACAAACACTTAGCACATCAATTGTTCAGGAATTATGTTATGATGATAAAAATGCACAATTTAGTATTGCTATTTCGGGAGGAACACTCCCTTATACTATATCTTTAGACAACCCAATTGGTCCATTTACAACAGGAAGTGCTACCCAAACCCAATTTGATTTTGTTAATTTGACCGGAGGATCTCATACTGTTTATATTCAAGACGCACATCATTGTACGTTGGATTGGACAGTAAATTTGAATGCGTCGATAAAATTGAACCCAACCACAATTGTCAATTATGATTGTGTGAATAACACACAGCACAATCAATTAAAAGTGGTATTAGATACTAGTGTTTCTGATTATTCTTTAGTCCAATTTGCGTTAGATGGAGGAGTCTATCAATCGAGTAATGTATTTTCTAACCTTACCCCAGGAGATCATTTTATAAGAGTAAAACACAATAATGGATGTGTTAAAGACTCCCCTGTTTTTAGTATTAAAAAAGTAGAACCTTTAACATTGGTTGTACAAGAAGGTGGGTTAAATGAAATTATAGCGGTGCCAAAAGGAGGAGGAGGAAATTATACATTTACTTTTGAGGGTCAACCCAATGGAACCAACCCGAGTTATATTTACTATAAAACACAAGATTATTTCGTTACAGTTCAAGACGCAAATGGGTGTACAACATCGGTGACTCAAAAATTCAATTACATCGACATCTGCATACCCAATTATTTTACCCCTAATGGAGACGGAATTAATGATACTTGGGCGCCCGGTTGTACCATTAATTATAAGAACTTAAGTTTTACAGTACTCGATCGTTACGGACGAGAAATACAGACTTTTCATTATGGAGAATCTTGGGACGGGAAATACCAAGAAGCAGCACTTCCTTCTGGGGATTATTGGTACGTGTTGAAACTGAATAATTCAAAAGATGACAGAGAATTCGTAGGTCATTTTACACTCTATAGATAA
- a CDS encoding PorP/SprF family type IX secretion system membrane protein, translating to MKRIVIYTLLSICFSGFSQELHLPVFTQYLADNNFVLSPTFAGIGDNLRIRANGLTQWVGIKEAPQNQSLYADFRIGSRSGVGLSLYNDSNGNTFQTGAKFSFAHHIILDYYSKQYLSFGLSYNINNFKIDINKFNTTHEIPLIDPSITNNRSISNNNFDVGLLYRNKGFYLSFNAANMLPKTKDNYLGIEPSLVLNYQLYSGYVIKSSYNRNVEIEPSVYYQFFAGDKRSTTDINFKYRRYNSYDDYYWAGVSYRFLNDQPFKPLTVGPMAGFKKSNFYFGYSYQVTLNQIAAYNSGTHVITLGFDFLQGISDCPCTQSPVHD from the coding sequence ATGAAAAGAATAGTTATATATACCCTTTTGTCTATCTGTTTTTCAGGCTTTAGCCAAGAATTGCATTTGCCTGTTTTTACACAATACTTGGCAGATAATAATTTTGTTTTATCGCCTACGTTTGCTGGAATTGGGGATAATTTAAGGATACGAGCCAATGGATTAACCCAATGGGTGGGTATCAAAGAGGCGCCACAAAATCAGTCGTTATATGCTGATTTTAGAATTGGGAGTAGGTCAGGAGTAGGTCTTTCATTGTACAATGACAGTAATGGGAATACATTTCAAACGGGTGCTAAATTTTCTTTTGCACACCATATTATTTTAGATTATTATTCAAAACAATACTTGTCTTTTGGACTGTCGTACAACATCAATAATTTTAAAATAGACATAAATAAATTTAACACTACCCATGAAATTCCATTGATAGACCCAAGTATTACAAACAACAGATCCATTTCTAACAATAATTTTGATGTGGGACTTTTGTATCGTAATAAAGGGTTTTATCTGAGTTTCAATGCAGCTAATATGTTGCCCAAAACTAAAGATAATTATTTAGGTATCGAACCTAGTTTGGTGTTGAACTACCAACTATATTCGGGTTATGTAATAAAAAGTAGTTATAACAGAAATGTAGAAATAGAGCCTTCTGTATATTATCAATTTTTTGCTGGAGATAAACGTTCTACAACTGATATTAATTTTAAATACCGTCGGTATAATAGTTATGATGATTATTATTGGGCAGGCGTTTCCTATCGTTTTTTAAACGATCAACCATTTAAGCCGTTAACTGTAGGTCCAATGGCGGGGTTTAAGAAGTCAAATTTTTATTTTGGATATTCCTATCAAGTGACACTGAATCAAATTGCCGCCTACAACTCAGGAACACACGTGATTACTTTAGGATTTGATTTCCTTCAAGGAATAAGTGATTGTCCTTGTACACAAAGTCCCGTTCACGATTAA
- a CDS encoding porin family protein gives MKKIILIIAVTVLIIPTAKSQEKIQFGVKGGVNFTNMTSNDYLYDEKFKTGLYLGATVEIPLSKKISIQPEIVYSSQGIKGKAFVNYPSTLPGTMPIVNAEHKLDYIKIPVLAKLYLVKNFSFEIGPSFNFLVNDRFTSDSYTQTDLAEKFEFGGVIGLSYKVKSNFFVNTNYLIGFSNTLKSPFENSKNYGFSAGIGYLFK, from the coding sequence ATGAAAAAAATAATTTTAATTATCGCAGTCACAGTTTTAATAATTCCAACAGCAAAATCGCAAGAAAAAATCCAATTTGGAGTAAAAGGAGGTGTCAATTTTACAAACATGACTTCTAATGATTATTTATATGATGAAAAATTCAAGACTGGACTTTATCTTGGAGCAACTGTTGAAATTCCATTAAGCAAAAAAATCTCAATTCAGCCAGAAATAGTATATTCAAGTCAAGGAATAAAAGGGAAAGCATTTGTAAATTATCCCTCAACTCTTCCTGGAACCATGCCTATAGTTAATGCTGAACACAAGTTAGATTATATCAAGATTCCTGTTTTGGCAAAACTGTATTTAGTTAAGAATTTTTCATTTGAAATAGGACCATCATTTAATTTTTTAGTAAACGATCGGTTTACTTCTGATTCTTACACACAGACAGATCTAGCTGAAAAATTTGAATTTGGGGGTGTTATTGGGTTATCCTATAAAGTCAAATCAAATTTTTTTGTAAATACAAATTATCTCATCGGTTTTTCTAATACTTTAAAATCTCCTTTTGAAAATTCAAAAAACTATGGTTTTTCAGCAGGAATTGGATATTTATTTAAATAA